Proteins encoded together in one Solanum lycopersicum chromosome 7, SLM_r2.1 window:
- the PSBR gene encoding photosystem II 10 kDa polypeptide, chloroplastic: MASTVMSSLSLKPTFTLEKISVKGLPSLTRSSSSFKVVASGVKKLKTDKPYGINGSMALRDGVDASGRKPKGKGVYQYVDKYGANVDGYSPIYNTDEWSPSGDVYVGGTTGLAIWAVTLLGILAGGALLVYNTSALAQ, from the exons ATGGCAAGCACAGTAATGAGCTCATTGAGCCTAAAGCCAACTTTCACTCTGGAGAAAATATCAGTGAAAGGGCTTCCATCACTTACTagatcttcttcttccttcaaaGTTGTGGCTAGTGGTGTTAAGAAGCTTAAGACTGACAAACCCTATG GAATTAATGGAAGCATGGCCTTGAGAGATGGGGTTGATGCCTCAGGCAGGAAGCCCAAG GGAAAGGGTGTGTACCAATATGTTGACAAATATGGAGCTAATGTTGATGGATACAG TCCCATCTACAACACGGATGAATGGTCTCCAAGTGGTGATGTCTATGTTGGAG GTACCACTGGCTTAGCCATATGGGCGGTGACCTTGCTTGGCATTCTTGCAGGAGGTGCTCTCCTTGTCTACAACACAAGTGCTTTGGCGCAATAG